A single window of Rhizobium sp. CCGE531 DNA harbors:
- a CDS encoding asparaginase: MTTERINPLVAVIATGGTIASERADNGASSPSLTGESLLALLPDMPVDLKPIELMAKDSASLTLADMQAISDKVGELLDDAAVSGVVILHGTDAMEETALLVHLQHGLNKPVVFTGAQFTADHPKADGPANLAAAVAAAIDPVNAARGVLVCFGGRLLPAWGLYKHSSDVSDAFRQSRPLENPPSPRLAAALDSVRIDVVAIYPGCDSIHVDASLRAGAHGIVLAALGSGNANSYLVEAVRRCADVGVPVAVSSRVPDGLLVSSYGGGGGGHDLADAGATHSSTLRPGQARILLAALVASHASAKVIEQAFADFGANATP; the protein is encoded by the coding sequence GTGACGACTGAACGGATCAATCCGCTGGTGGCAGTCATTGCCACCGGCGGCACCATTGCGAGCGAGCGCGCCGACAACGGCGCCAGCTCGCCGTCTCTGACAGGCGAAAGCCTGCTGGCGTTGCTGCCCGACATGCCTGTCGATCTCAAGCCCATCGAACTGATGGCGAAGGATTCGGCGAGCCTCACGCTTGCCGACATGCAGGCTATCAGCGACAAGGTGGGTGAATTGCTTGACGATGCCGCCGTCAGCGGCGTCGTCATCCTGCACGGCACCGACGCGATGGAAGAGACGGCGCTGCTCGTCCACCTGCAGCATGGGCTGAACAAGCCCGTCGTGTTTACGGGTGCGCAGTTTACCGCGGATCATCCCAAGGCTGACGGACCCGCCAACCTTGCCGCCGCCGTTGCCGCCGCTATCGATCCGGTCAATGCCGCGCGCGGCGTGCTCGTTTGTTTTGGCGGCCGGCTGCTGCCGGCTTGGGGGCTTTATAAGCATTCGTCGGATGTTTCCGACGCTTTTCGGCAATCGCGGCCGCTCGAAAATCCGCCAAGCCCGCGCCTTGCGGCAGCGCTCGACAGCGTGCGCATCGATGTGGTGGCGATCTATCCAGGTTGCGACTCGATACACGTGGATGCCAGCCTGAGGGCCGGCGCCCATGGCATTGTTCTGGCGGCCCTCGGCTCGGGCAATGCCAATTCGTATCTGGTCGAAGCTGTCAGGCGCTGCGCCGATGTCGGCGTGCCTGTCGCGGTCTCCAGCCGAGTGCCGGACGGATTGCTCGTCTCAAGCTATGGCGGCGGCGGTGGCGGGCATGATCTTGCCGATGCCGGCGCCACTCACTCCTCCACCTTGCGGCCGGGGCAGGCGAGAATCCTGCTGGCAGCCCTCGTCGCCTCCCACGCTAGCGCTAAAGTCATCGAGCAGGCATTTGCGGACTTCGGAGCCAACGCCACACCCTGA
- a CDS encoding MarR family winged helix-turn-helix transcriptional regulator, translating to MLTANQPLGIDQCTCSAMRKAARQITRFYDSRLEPTGLRITQFLSLAALEEAGGAAVNTLAERLDIERTAMGKMVGFLERDGFVTMKPSLTDGRVRIIELTDQGRRLHKQAEPLWQKAQLEFAQLNGPKKIQTLRQELNAIDVGSSAAASGE from the coding sequence ATGTTGACAGCTAACCAACCGCTAGGAATCGATCAATGCACCTGCTCCGCCATGAGAAAGGCTGCTCGGCAGATTACCCGTTTCTATGATAGCCGCCTAGAGCCAACCGGACTACGTATCACGCAGTTTTTGAGCCTCGCCGCCCTTGAAGAAGCGGGCGGGGCTGCTGTGAACACTCTCGCCGAGCGGCTCGATATCGAGCGGACGGCTATGGGAAAGATGGTCGGCTTTCTTGAGCGCGACGGCTTTGTCACGATGAAGCCGTCTCTGACGGACGGCCGAGTTCGTATCATTGAACTTACAGACCAAGGCCGCCGCCTCCACAAGCAAGCAGAACCCCTCTGGCAAAAAGCGCAGCTGGAATTTGCGCAGCTTAACGGACCTAAAAAAATCCAGACGCTGCGGCAGGAACTGAACGCCATCGATGTCGGAAGTTCGGCGGCCGCTTCCGGAGAATAA
- a CDS encoding SDR family NAD(P)-dependent oxidoreductase gives MDVANNTVFITGANRGLGLAFAREAVRRGASKVYAGMRNTSGFSEPGIIPVQIDVTEKASIATAAEIAADTNILVNNAGIAALIDGPLAEDFETQSQRLFDTNYYGVVRVSQAFEQALSNKSHAAIINVLSDIVWLPRPILTPYAASKAAAWSFTNQLRHHLRDRGIQVLGLHVGFVDTDLTNGIDVPKANPADVVRRTYDALTIGKSEIMADEGTTLLKSTLAAVDPGYITPPQGMF, from the coding sequence ATGGACGTCGCCAACAACACAGTCTTCATCACCGGTGCCAATCGCGGTCTGGGCTTGGCCTTCGCCCGCGAAGCCGTCCGCCGAGGAGCCTCCAAGGTCTATGCGGGGATGCGCAACACCAGCGGCTTTAGCGAGCCGGGTATCATTCCAGTCCAGATCGATGTCACCGAAAAGGCATCGATCGCCACCGCCGCCGAAATCGCCGCTGATACCAACATTCTGGTCAACAATGCGGGCATTGCCGCTCTGATCGACGGACCACTGGCGGAGGATTTCGAAACTCAGTCGCAGCGTCTCTTCGATACCAACTACTACGGCGTGGTCCGCGTGAGCCAAGCCTTCGAGCAAGCACTCTCGAACAAGTCCCATGCCGCCATCATCAATGTTCTGTCTGACATCGTGTGGCTGCCACGGCCAATCCTGACTCCATACGCCGCCTCAAAAGCGGCCGCATGGAGCTTCACGAACCAGCTCCGGCATCACCTTCGTGATCGCGGCATCCAGGTTCTCGGTCTTCACGTAGGCTTCGTCGATACAGATCTGACCAACGGCATCGACGTCCCGAAGGCCAATCCAGCGGACGTCGTGCGCCGGACCTATGATGCGCTCACCATTGGCAAGAGCGAAATCATGGCTGACGAGGGAACGACTTTGCTGAAGAGTACGCTTGCAGCCGTAGATCCCGGCTATATCACGCCTCCCCAAGGCATGTTCTGA
- a CDS encoding NmrA family NAD(P)-binding protein encodes MSQAEILVSGATGRTGTAAIDELLKMGKTVRAYVRSDDDRAAALRQRGLETAIGDFTDIDAIRAAMEGIRSAYFLHPIAPGIVGAAAYFAQAAKETGVSTIVNMSQISARRESTSHAAQDHWVSERIFDWSGVPTTHLRPTFFADWLVYPHFAKEIWAMRKIQFPFENGRHAPIPTDDQGRVIAHLLAHPQGHEGKIYPLHGPVEMNHTEIAAIMSDVLGVKIEYAPTSIEEFKDKMENLYKFPPFLVQHLVEVAQNYRDRVFSGTNDAVEKITGTPALTVKQFITNNRAAFE; translated from the coding sequence GTGAGCCAAGCTGAAATACTTGTAAGCGGTGCGACCGGAAGAACTGGGACGGCCGCCATCGACGAACTGCTCAAGATGGGCAAAACTGTTCGTGCCTATGTGCGCTCGGACGATGACCGGGCAGCAGCCCTGAGACAGCGCGGCCTTGAAACCGCCATCGGTGATTTCACCGATATCGATGCCATCCGGGCCGCCATGGAAGGCATCAGGTCTGCCTATTTCCTGCATCCGATAGCGCCCGGGATCGTTGGGGCAGCGGCCTATTTCGCACAGGCCGCCAAGGAAACTGGCGTGTCGACGATCGTCAACATGTCGCAGATCTCAGCTCGTCGGGAATCGACAAGCCACGCGGCACAAGATCACTGGGTTTCGGAGCGTATCTTCGACTGGTCGGGCGTCCCGACAACCCACCTGCGTCCAACGTTCTTTGCCGACTGGCTCGTCTACCCGCATTTCGCAAAGGAAATCTGGGCAATGCGGAAGATCCAGTTCCCCTTCGAGAACGGTCGCCATGCACCTATTCCCACTGATGACCAGGGTCGGGTGATCGCTCATCTTCTCGCCCATCCGCAGGGCCACGAAGGCAAGATCTACCCTCTCCACGGTCCTGTCGAGATGAACCACACCGAGATCGCCGCCATCATGAGCGACGTCCTTGGCGTGAAGATCGAATACGCGCCGACCTCGATCGAGGAATTCAAGGACAAGATGGAAAATCTTTACAAGTTCCCGCCGTTCCTAGTGCAGCACCTGGTTGAAGTCGCACAGAACTATCGCGACCGCGTCTTCTCGGGAACGAACGACGCAGTCGAGAAGATCACCGGAACTCCCGCACTGACGGTCAAGCAATTCATCACAAACAATCGCGCCGCCTTCGAGTGA
- the aceA gene encoding isocitrate lyase, translating to MTDFYKLVPSAPAGRFDGIERPYQAADVERLRGSVAIRHTLAEMGANRLWQLIHEEDFVNALGALSGNQAMQMVRAGLKAIYLSGWQVAADANTASAMYPDQSLYPANAGPELAKRINRTLQRADQIETAEGKGLSVDTWFAPIIADAEAGFGGPLNAFEIMKAYIEAGAAGVHFEDQLASEKKCGHLGGKVLIPTAAHIRNLNAARLAADVMGVPTLVVARTDAEAAKLLTSDIDERDQPFVDYDAGRTVEGFYQVRNGIEPCIARAVAYAPHCDLIWCETSKPDLEQARKFAEGVHRAHPGKLLAYNCSPSFNWKKNLDDATIAKFQRELGAMGYKFQFITLAGFHQLNFGMFELARGYKARQMAAYSELQQAEFAAEANGYTATKHQREVGTGYFDAVSLAITGGQSSTTAMHGSTEHAQFKPAAE from the coding sequence ATGACAGATTTTTACAAACTGGTCCCAAGCGCACCCGCCGGGCGTTTCGATGGCATCGAGCGTCCCTATCAGGCTGCGGATGTGGAGCGCTTGCGCGGATCGGTCGCCATCCGCCATACGCTCGCCGAAATGGGTGCTAACCGCCTTTGGCAGCTCATTCACGAGGAAGATTTCGTCAACGCGCTCGGCGCGCTTTCGGGCAACCAGGCCATGCAGATGGTCCGCGCCGGCCTGAAGGCGATTTATCTTTCCGGATGGCAGGTGGCGGCAGACGCCAATACGGCCTCGGCCATGTATCCCGATCAGTCCCTTTATCCCGCCAATGCGGGTCCGGAGCTGGCGAAGCGCATCAATCGCACCCTGCAACGGGCCGACCAGATCGAGACGGCCGAAGGCAAAGGACTTTCGGTCGACACCTGGTTTGCGCCGATCATCGCCGATGCCGAAGCAGGCTTCGGCGGTCCGCTCAACGCCTTCGAGATCATGAAGGCCTATATCGAGGCGGGTGCCGCCGGCGTCCATTTCGAGGACCAGCTGGCATCGGAGAAGAAGTGCGGCCATCTCGGCGGCAAGGTCCTTATTCCGACGGCTGCTCATATCCGCAATCTCAACGCGGCGCGGCTGGCAGCCGACGTCATGGGCGTGCCGACCCTTGTCGTCGCGCGCACGGACGCCGAGGCCGCCAAGCTTCTGACGTCGGACATCGACGAGCGCGACCAGCCCTTCGTCGACTACGATGCCGGCCGCACGGTGGAAGGCTTCTATCAGGTCAGGAACGGCATCGAGCCCTGCATTGCCCGCGCCGTCGCCTATGCGCCGCATTGCGATCTGATCTGGTGCGAAACGTCGAAGCCGGATCTCGAACAGGCACGCAAATTTGCCGAGGGCGTGCATCGAGCCCATCCCGGCAAGCTGCTTGCCTACAATTGCTCGCCGTCCTTCAATTGGAAGAAGAACCTGGATGATGCGACAATCGCCAAGTTCCAGCGCGAGCTCGGCGCGATGGGCTACAAGTTCCAGTTCATCACGCTTGCCGGCTTCCACCAGCTGAATTTCGGCATGTTCGAGCTGGCCCGCGGCTACAAAGCGCGCCAGATGGCCGCCTATTCCGAGCTGCAGCAGGCGGAATTTGCAGCAGAAGCCAATGGCTACACCGCGACCAAGCATCAGCGCGAAGTGGGCACCGGCTATTTCGATGCGGTTTCGCTGGCGATCACCGGCGGCCAGTCATCCACCACGGCCATGCACGGATCGACCGAGCATGCCCAGTTCAAGCCGGCGGCAGAGTAA
- a CDS encoding XRE family transcriptional regulator: MVERKIFAGPRVRRIRMGLGLTQTTMAQALDISPSYLNLIERNQRPLTVQLLLKLSAVYKVDLDELQGEQGGSAGQLREVFADPLLSGEIPGDQELIELAEAAPNAANGVIRLYRAYREQAARLSDLAELLSREGRVADVAGPRLPLDEVHDRLQARPNFFARIEDAAEGFHERLSSGDDMAGGLKAWLKSEHGIAVRLLPVRAMPGLRRRYDRHSMRLFLSERLSPFDQLREIATEVSALAMREEIAAELEALALSTPEAKRIARFELARYASHALLMPYSAYLSAAQRLHYDIDGLAARFGVSYEQAATRLASLQRPGASGIPFFLMEIDSAGHRLRKAGGQGFPQARFGGGCPKLNIHAAFAQPGQILVDDTQMPDGGGFLTISRTVEGPRADFGERIRRTALLIGCDIAHRDEVIYGKALGPMPVAIGPACRLCERQGCLARAEPPVTRPLGLDEMATGLSIFDFQ; this comes from the coding sequence ATGGTTGAGCGCAAGATCTTCGCGGGACCTCGGGTTCGGCGCATCCGCATGGGTCTCGGTCTGACGCAGACGACGATGGCGCAGGCGCTTGATATATCGCCGTCCTATCTCAACCTCATCGAGCGCAATCAGCGGCCGTTGACCGTGCAGCTGCTGTTGAAGCTGTCGGCGGTGTATAAGGTCGATCTGGATGAGCTGCAGGGCGAGCAGGGCGGTAGTGCGGGGCAGTTGCGTGAAGTCTTTGCCGATCCGCTGCTATCAGGTGAAATCCCCGGCGATCAGGAGCTGATCGAGCTTGCCGAAGCCGCGCCGAATGCGGCAAACGGCGTGATCCGGCTTTATCGCGCCTATCGCGAGCAGGCCGCAAGACTGTCCGATCTCGCCGAGCTTCTGTCCCGCGAAGGCCGGGTTGCCGATGTCGCCGGTCCCCGCCTGCCGCTCGACGAGGTTCACGATCGTCTGCAGGCGCGCCCGAACTTTTTTGCCCGCATCGAAGATGCCGCCGAAGGCTTCCATGAGCGCCTTTCGTCCGGCGACGATATGGCGGGCGGTTTGAAGGCGTGGTTGAAGAGCGAGCATGGCATTGCCGTGCGTCTGCTGCCGGTGCGCGCCATGCCGGGCTTGCGCCGGCGTTACGACCGGCATTCCATGCGGCTTTTCCTGTCCGAACGATTGTCGCCCTTCGATCAGCTTCGGGAGATTGCGACCGAGGTCTCGGCCTTGGCGATGCGCGAAGAGATCGCCGCCGAACTGGAGGCGCTTGCGCTCTCGACGCCGGAAGCCAAGCGTATCGCCCGCTTCGAGCTGGCGCGCTACGCGTCCCATGCCCTGCTGATGCCTTATAGTGCCTATCTTTCGGCGGCGCAGCGCCTGCACTACGACATCGACGGGCTCGCTGCCCGCTTCGGCGTGTCCTACGAGCAGGCCGCGACGCGACTAGCCAGCCTGCAGCGTCCGGGCGCATCCGGTATTCCGTTTTTCCTGATGGAGATCGATAGTGCCGGCCATCGCCTGCGCAAGGCGGGTGGCCAAGGCTTTCCGCAGGCGCGCTTCGGCGGCGGCTGTCCCAAGCTCAATATCCATGCCGCCTTTGCCCAACCCGGGCAGATATTGGTGGACGACACGCAAATGCCTGACGGTGGCGGATTTCTCACCATATCGCGCACGGTCGAGGGGCCGCGGGCCGACTTCGGGGAAAGGATACGCCGCACCGCGCTCCTCATCGGCTGCGATATCGCCCATCGCGACGAGGTGATCTACGGCAAGGCGCTTGGCCCGATGCCAGTCGCGATCGGCCCGGCCTGTCGCCTGTGCGAGCGTCAGGGCTGTCTGGCGAGAGCAGAGCCGCCGGTGACGCGCCCGCTCGGTCTCGACGAAATGGCGACGGGCCTGAGCATATTCGATTTCCAGTGA